The region ACAATTATCATAATCGTTTTTACATCCTTCGCCATTCCCCGAGAAAATGAAGTATCGCAGCAGCCATCAGACGTGTACAATCTAGGGTTCACCCTCGCCAACCCGACCCAGCACAGTGCGATTCGCAGTGGACGGCAGGAGGGCCGGCGAACAACACACTGGTGGGTGAGGGTGACATGGCCGCCAAGAAGTGCCGCACACGGAAGCCATCCTTCTAGGGTGGGAGGATCCAGGCAGTTCATCCGCTTACGGCGTCTTATCCCCTATCGTACATCCTTGTACTGGGCTTGTAGAGGCCCCGAACGGGGTACGCATTGCCCTTTTCACTctcaccgcaccgtaccgcacctCATCGCCGACATGCTTCTACCCGCGCTCAACCCATATGCCGGACagtggcaggcaggccggtCATCCCGACACCTTATGGCAATGTTTGTCGATTTTACGCTTCATCTTCCAATTTTTAATGCAATTAGCCAGCGCAGATTAGGGAGCTGCCCATCCTTTCCTAGCCTTTCGGTGCGGCACCGCAACCGCCTTGATCGTCGGTCCTTACCCCAGCACCGGCAACCGAAATTGGTCGAAACAACAAGCAACCACACCGATCGCGCACGCTGACCGGACTGGTAGACACTTAATAAGATTTAGCGGGATTTTCTCAACTGTACGATTGTGCGCAGATAGGATTAGAAATTGGCCAGAGCCAAAAAGTGACCAGGACATGGCAGGATGGGTTAGTCCAAAAGCTTTCTTTGCATCGTTGCTGGCTGTGAAAGGAGAGGAGACTTTGCCGcatcgttggtttgctttccttcATGGCTTTCCTGaagcaacgagcagcaagaaacattttcttttgctttggaattgatttatgaCTTCTTCGGGCTCAACAGGACGAGCTTggatgctgctccttctgtGCAATCATCCAGAACTGTAATCCATTCaaattgcaaaacaaatgtttccGATATAATTGCACCACAATTATTTTTATCGTTAATTGCTATCGTgttattcaaatttttataTGTGTGAAAGTGTTTTTTGCAATCCCATTGATGAGAAGTGTACTACGAGTTTTCGCAGCTTCCCGCTTTTCCTCTTCGCTCCTTTTTTGCGGGAATCTTTCGAACCGATCTATCGGAAACGATCTAACAATTGCTCAAATGAAAAGGATTACTAACAAACAATAGGCCCCATAGCTCAGTTGGTTAGAGCGTCGTGCTAATAACGCGAAGGTCGTGAGTTCGATCCTCTCTGGAGCCAATGATTTAGAGtattttaaaatgttgttATTACAGatattcataaattatgcaaatgccaTAGGGGGCAGATTGTGGAAGAATGTTGTTGATATGATAGTGATAGTAGTAGTAAATGGAAACaatggaaaaacggaaacaaataaaaattactGTATTCAAAATCATatatattttgtttgattggaCAGAAAATTCCTAGATAACACATATAGTTTTATTTTACTAATTTTTTATTGGTCTGGCGTTGATTAATACTACCTAGATCCAATTATTATAATTAGGTTAGAGGTTTCAAGAGAATTAAAAAGGCTGCGTTGAGCTGTTTGAACTCAGAGCTATAATAAGATATTACATAATAGATTAGTATTACTTTGATTCAATTTACAGCAGATCGATCAAATGGGATCGATTTCTGATAAACAATAGGCCCCATAGCTCAGTTGGTTAGAGCGTCGTGCTAATAACGCGAAGGTCGTGAGTTCGATCCTCTCTGGAGCCATTGATaagaatattttatttatgctcTTGCTCAGATAAAAATCGTGGAGAGCACAAACTattattgaataaaatattCGTTTTAGTTTTACTGAgatttgaaaattaattgtatAATACACTTTACAGTCCAACTATTAACTATTATATAGTATTTATAAAGTATGGATTCATGCTGTATCATGGTTTTCGAAAATAAATGGATTTATGATAAACAATAGGCCCCATAGCTCAGTTGGTTAGAGCGTCGTGCTAATAACGCGAAGGTCGTGAGTTCGATCCTCTCTGGAGCCATtgaatttccctttttatatCATTTATTGTATTATATTGTCTCTTGTAGCAAACCATACAAGACAACGATACCAAACGATACAAGATAAGAAACTCAAttagataaaaaagaaacaagtaTAACGAGCAACATGTTAGCCATCGTTTTCAGGATACTTTTTCAAACCCCAACAATAAAGAGGTGTATAGTGTTATCTTTTAGCTTGAGGAGAGCGAGAAGTTCTCGGCGAATGATTGAGAGCTtataaaatgcataaaaaataaacatagCTAAGACACAAGCACAGATGGTTTGTGTCCAGGCTATATCTTTTTGTATGGAGTCCACAAACTCGCAAACATTTGCCAAGAACTTCTCGCTCTCGTCATGCTGAACGATTAAACACGAAGTACACTTAaagaaaatatgcaaaaaccGTGTCGGAAAACCTACATGTTTCATCAAAGTTATATCAAGTTTTACTTCATTTGATTTAGCAAAATTAAATCTTCCTAACTAACTTGGTACCACTTGGTATCACCTAGTACCGAACAGAAAAGCGCAGTTTGACAGCTACAGCGACGGTCGTTGAAATATGAGCGTTGGTCACAACACAAAAAGTAAAACTTCAGCTGAACTCGGCGCACACGGGGCACCCTGTTGAAGTTTTACAACAGACTACCAAACGCACGGATCGTGTCTCTAcgcaaataaaaaatcaacttTGTCGTGAATATCCGCGCACAAAAGAAATACTTTTAGTGAAAGTGTCCTGGTGAATCGAAATGTGAGTTGTAACGCTAGGAAAAGTGGGCAATTTGCAGCCGTGACGGGGGAAAATATGGCTTCTAGGTGATTCGATACGGACGAGGGATtacgcaccagcagcgcgcCCCTGCCCTAGATGCTGGTGCTAGCGGATGGTGTTCTAGAACAGGCGTGGATCCGTGTCCAAGTCAAGTGTCGCTCCCATTCTGGGGCCCAGTTAAGCACCAGAGATAAGCGAGAAGATGAACGCCACCTTTTGTGGGGCGGatctgggttttttttaacgttTCTGACAACACCCTGCCACCGAGTTCTCCAAGGAAATCCCCCTCTCTATCTGATCCAACAAACTTTGTTGCGCGTCTAGTAAGTGTGCCGTGGGGATGGAATTGCGTTTTGTGCTAATTCGTCTCGACACTAACCTTCTGCGCTGTTTAGGGTGGTACGAGGAACGGCGGACGGGTGTAATGACGacgtttttccaataaattggAATGTGTCACCCCGCCACTTCCCGTcccctgctgttgctggcgaaAACAAGCGACGTACGTGTcctgcacacacagagacacacatacacgttcGAGTGATGACGTAAAGAGAGGGGGAGGCGGGAGACCCCGACCAACGGCATATTCTACGTattggcttttgtttttgttgttgttgtacttGTTTGTGTATCCAGCCCAGtgcattctgagtttatatcAGGGtaccatcagctgctgctgctgctgctggtggtggtcggagGTCAGTGCTGTGGAGAACATCATCACTTTTCTCGCGTTGCGAACGGATGCATGAATCATATCTGGTACGGGGAGTCATGGATAACTGCATCAAGTGGTTGCTCTTCACCCTCCATCAAAAAGTGAAATCACGAGGCTAAGGTCCGCACGCAAGATAAAGGACACTTCTCGGGTGCTGCAGTTGCGTTATGGTTACGACCTTCATGGTTTGCTTTGTTAACAACACGGAATTGCATCCTCACcttcgcgcacgcacacacaggcacgttgctgtggtggtgcGTCCAAAACCTgcctcctttcctttcttctatTGCAGCAACCACCGACTGCTGATCGCAAGAACGCGGGCTGGTTCTTTGTTATGgatcgcgcgatcgtgctCAACGACCCAAACAGGTTGAAGCCTTCCACTTCGTTTGGTACCAACGAAATTTCAATGCATTCAATCTCTTAGCACTGTCTCGAAAAGGATTTCAGTGAATCTTTGGCGGATGAAAATCAAGAATTACTGTCGCGTCTCCAGTAAAATAGAGAAGCGCCCGCCCATTGTTACCACGGTTCAATGGATCAGTCAGAGGGATGATTAAGCTggaccactggcaccaccataGGCTACAGACCGCTCGCATCCGATGAGTCACTGATAATTGGTTATCGCTACTGGCACGAGTGGCTGCTGGCCATTACGCGACGATTTCGGTGTCAACCTCCGATGCGGGATGCGAAGgatggaaagaggaaaacaaatggGAGAATATGATTAGTTATACTCttaaataattaatcatcaaacaaaacatgacCGAACATTCATCGTGGCGCAAAATGCTAACTGTACCACTGTGGCTCGTACAAACAATGATAAACGTGAAACGAACATGCTTACTCTCGAATCGAATGTACCAGTACACTTCGCTTCCATCGCCCGATCCATTCCCGATTTAATGGTTTACACATGACCCAATTGATCAGCGTGACACGCGGCAGGCGTGCCACCTTTTTAGTATGTGTGgacctcacaaaaaaaagggaaagaatcTTCATTATCTCTCCTCGTGTAAGATGCCACAAGCACTGCATCCGACTGATGAATCCATTCTGGCCGTTCCGGGGCCGGCTTATCAgcatgcaagcaagcaagcatgcATGTGCCAGACTCTGTCACCTACGGACCAGACGGGCGCCCTGTTTCTATTAATTCTCTCGGGATTATCATCGAGTTGTGCAGCACATTCCacgtggctctctctctcggtgcaaCCATTCATTACTCGGTATCTCTTTCTTCTTGCAGTCTCACCAATCCCATTGAAAACACTTTGTCGCTAACAACTGCGAAAGGAGCGAAACCTGTCCCGTATCTTACTGCTGGTGAAACACCGACCATCGAAGCCGGATCGAAATGGCATCCAGGAAGAAAGCGCTATTGAAGGTGATCGTCCTTGGAGACAGCAGTGTCGGCAAGACGTCGCTCATGAATCAGTACGTCAACAAGCGTTTCTCGAACCAGTACAAGGCAACGATCGGGGCCGATTTTCTCACCAAGGAAGTGGTGATCGATGAGCGAGTAGTAACGATGCAGGTACGCCTAACATGCTGACACGATTTAATCTAGAATCTTGCTACAATAGTATTGATCTTCTTCACAGATCTGGGATACGGCTGGACAGGAACGGTTCCAGTCGCTCGGTGTCGCCTTCTATCGTGGGGCCGATTGCTGCGTTCTAGTGTACGATACGACCGCCCCGAATACGTTCAAGAACCTGGAATCATGGCGCGACGAGTTCCTGATTCAGGCGAGCCCACGCGATCCGGATCACTTCCCGTTCGTGGTACTTGGCAACAAGATCGATCTGGAAAACCGTGCGGTAAGTGCTGTGTCCGAATGCCGGTTCAGAATGCAAGGTCTGGCCATAAACAactttcgattttgtttgtaattttCTCCGATACCAGGTATCTACTAAGCGTGCTCAGCAGTGGTGCCAGGCAAAGAACAATATTCCATACTTTGAAACGTCGGCAAAGGAAGGCATCAACGTGGATCTAGCGTTTCAAACGATTGCCAAAAATGCAATTGCGCAAGAGACTGAGGTAAGTGGTACAGGGGAAACAGAGTATCGGCCCGCGTATGCATCAACATTTGCTAATGTTTTGTGTTCTGCAGATGGAGACGTATCCCGATTTCATCAAGCCGATCACGATAACGCCTGACCACCAGACGCGAAACGGGGATAACTGTTCGTGCTAATATTATCGAAATAGTAAAATTGACCGTCACCCTCCAGACACAACACCCAGCAACAACGGCGCCTATGGCAACAGCACAGACACCTACCATAGCGACTATAGCCTAAGCACCAGTAGCAAttgcggcagcaacagcaacagcagcaccagcagccgcacgagtagcaatagcagcagctgcggcacCAGCGATTGCTACGGTGTTGATCGTACCGCGAAAGACGAAATCCTTCGCAGCTGAAAGAGGGATGTGACGCTGCTACTCCACCGCGCTGGCGTTACGATTGGTTCCGCCTTCCGCGAATCTGCGCCGATCTGCAGTTAATATGTAGTAGCGAAAGTAACGCGACGTGCGTGACACAGACACGCGTTGCACTTCAAGTGGAATGATTTTAGTGTATTAACCGCTTTTCGTTGGTCCCCTCGTGTTGTGCATGTGCGaaatatttgaagaaatgcattcaaccatcaccacagaGGTTGGATAACTCGTAAtatgtgcgtgtgtatgtgtgtgtgtttgtgtataaggcggggggggggggggggacgagaAAAGGTAGTTTTTGGCGTTGGAATTCAATAGAAGATTATTGGTTTTCATCCGTACATTCGAAAACGATGAGCGGCCGATGCTAACAATCCAAGCAAATCCATCGTTGAGCAGATGAATAGATAAAGATTCGCTTCTGCCTAATGCGCTGTACCAGCTAGTAGATAATGCAAACTCACAGAACACACAATTTACAATCGAAATCACGCTTCAGGAAGTGCACGCAAGCATCCCGTCGTAATCTTGGCCTGCCTACTCGCCGGCCAAAGGATCGAAAACGAGGACGATTTGATATGTGAATGATGGTGAACATTGAACAGCGCTGTGCAGTGTGTTGGTACACGGTGGTTACGGATTTAGCGTGTGCAGCCCCAACTTGAACGTTACTCGTAAGTCATACTCTAGAAGGATCGTCTGTCCATtgtcgtgtgcgtgtgcgttttaCGTTCCAGGGCCACattcaacataaaattaaCAAAGGAACAACCATCAATCAAATCCGATAAACGAATGGCAATGGCGCCACGTCCAAGCATAATTTTCATGTGCAAAAAGTGATGGGGTCACGAATTGGCACGCCGTTGGATCGTGTCGAGCGATCAAGATCATGTTCATGCAGGTACAGGTGAAATGGGTGGTGGCAGAGGCAATGGATAGTAGAGCACGCTAGGAAAGAATAGGTAACATTAGGCTAACAATAGATGACGAGGGCACAGTCGAcgaaaatgagagagagagagagtcgagGGATCGGTTGAAGCAGAAATGTGTAGAAATAGTAAGGCCGTAACTGATAATTCTATCGAACTTTATgcatatacatatatatacatatatattaAAACCAATATTATATCTCCTAGAGAACCGAAAAAAATGTTAGTGGATTATACTTTTGCTTAGTttggggttttcttttctgttgcgGACTCAAAACGACACACTCTGTTGCTTGCAGCTTAAATTAGGAGCCGaaaagcagcaccatcattcCCTCTTGGTTTTGTCTCAGTTCATACACGCGCCCGTGGAAAAGGGAATCTTTGGAGCTTGGAAATTGTATCTAGTGGCAAGTTTATGgcaaacgaaatcaaatcaaaaataCATTTACTTCATTCCCCGATTGCTGT is a window of Anopheles aquasalis chromosome 2, idAnoAquaMG_Q_19, whole genome shotgun sequence DNA encoding:
- the LOC126578991 gene encoding ras-related protein Rab-7a; translated protein: MASRKKALLKVIVLGDSSVGKTSLMNQYVNKRFSNQYKATIGADFLTKEVVIDERVVTMQIWDTAGQERFQSLGVAFYRGADCCVLVYDTTAPNTFKNLESWRDEFLIQASPRDPDHFPFVVLGNKIDLENRAVSTKRAQQWCQAKNNIPYFETSAKEGINVDLAFQTIAKNAIAQETEMETYPDFIKPITITPDHQTRNGDNCSC